The proteins below are encoded in one region of Levilactobacillus namurensis:
- a CDS encoding alpha/beta hydrolase, translated as MKFWTKQRLGGLGLILGLLLLLAIPGLFWRSQQLAQVRANYRSPMAPIIMVPGSSANQNRFNQLVQQLNTEMGTQHSLLRVEVLTNGQLKTTGTIRKGDYHPFIVVGFQDSRDGPANIQRQAKWFTIAFKSLQKAFHFNRFSAMGHSNGGLVLTLFMEHDLQATGAHAERLMTIGTPFNLEEWDTSVETPLFKELVADRQSLPKELVVYSIAGTETYSGDGIVPVDSVNRGKYIFQKQVKSFTQVTVTGTQAKHGGLPENQQIIKLMRQDLLK; from the coding sequence ATGAAGTTTTGGACGAAACAACGGTTAGGTGGCCTGGGACTGATTCTGGGGTTACTGTTACTCTTGGCGATTCCCGGGCTGTTCTGGCGGTCCCAACAGTTGGCCCAGGTCCGGGCGAATTACCGGAGTCCCATGGCGCCCATTATCATGGTGCCAGGGTCGAGTGCCAATCAGAACCGGTTTAATCAGTTAGTCCAGCAGTTGAACACGGAGATGGGCACGCAGCATAGCCTGTTACGGGTCGAGGTTTTAACCAATGGCCAACTGAAAACCACGGGGACCATTCGGAAAGGTGATTATCACCCCTTCATTGTGGTGGGATTTCAGGACTCGCGGGATGGTCCAGCGAATATTCAACGTCAGGCCAAGTGGTTTACGATTGCCTTTAAATCGCTTCAAAAGGCTTTTCACTTCAACCGTTTCTCGGCGATGGGCCATTCTAACGGGGGCCTAGTCTTGACCCTGTTCATGGAACACGACTTGCAGGCCACGGGGGCCCATGCCGAGCGACTGATGACGATTGGGACGCCTTTTAACCTGGAAGAATGGGATACCAGTGTTGAGACGCCGCTCTTCAAGGAATTGGTTGCGGATCGTCAGAGCCTGCCCAAGGAGCTGGTGGTCTATTCGATTGCCGGCACGGAGACGTATAGCGGGGACGGGATTGTGCCCGTTGATAGCGTCAACCGGGGGAAGTATATTTTCCAAAAGCAGGTCAAGAGTTTTACCCAAGTCACCGTGACGGGGACGCAGGCCAAACATGGTGGTTTACCGGAAAATCAACAAATTATTAAGCTGATGCGCCAAGACCTCTTAAAGTAG
- a CDS encoding Cof-type HAD-IIB family hydrolase — MIKMIALDLDETLLNTDKTINDTNVATLRRLHENGLKIVLCTGRPINAIWGYIEQLGLTGDDDFTITFNGALVVNNATKETLAQSGLSRSDFKALHAFAKTNGYPLDILDFDQVYPMNDLTPSVYQQMLKAPMTFKPMRFEDLPETLYSKAVMATDAATLDQVVAQLTPELKDQYHVVRSQPKILEFLAADMDKAVGLGQLLTHYGWDFTNLMAFGDAENDLGMIKAAGDGVAMLNGQPGVKAVANHQTTRDNNAAGVASYLDQVFG, encoded by the coding sequence ATGATTAAGATGATTGCGCTCGATCTTGACGAGACGCTACTGAACACGGATAAAACGATTAATGACACCAACGTCGCAACGTTGCGGCGGTTACATGAGAACGGGTTGAAGATCGTCCTTTGTACGGGACGGCCCATCAACGCCATCTGGGGATACATTGAACAGCTGGGGTTGACCGGGGATGATGACTTTACGATCACCTTCAACGGGGCATTAGTGGTCAACAACGCGACCAAGGAAACCCTGGCCCAGAGTGGCCTGAGCCGGAGTGATTTTAAGGCGCTCCATGCCTTTGCCAAGACTAATGGGTACCCACTGGATATCCTGGACTTTGACCAGGTCTATCCCATGAATGATTTAACGCCGTCCGTATACCAACAGATGCTGAAGGCCCCGATGACGTTCAAGCCGATGCGCTTTGAGGACCTGCCCGAGACCCTTTACAGTAAGGCGGTCATGGCAACGGATGCTGCAACCTTGGATCAGGTCGTAGCCCAATTGACGCCAGAACTCAAGGACCAGTACCATGTTGTTCGCTCGCAACCTAAGATTCTGGAATTCTTAGCGGCGGATATGGATAAGGCCGTGGGCTTGGGTCAGTTGTTGACCCACTATGGTTGGGACTTTACCAACCTGATGGCCTTTGGTGACGCGGAGAACGACCTGGGCATGATCAAAGCCGCTGGTGACGGTGTCGCGATGTTGAACGGGCAACCTGGTGTCAAGGCGGTTGCTAATCACCAGACGACACGCGACAATAATGCGGCGGGAGTCGCTAGTTACCTGGACCAAGTCTTCGGGTAA
- a CDS encoding nucleoside hydrolase, with amino-acid sequence MAKRKMILDLDTGIDDSLAIAYALGAPDVNLIGIMSSYGNVYVEDGAVNALKILELLGHTDIPVYVGESHSSTSDHFDRMQVSANIHGENGIGQVELPDPSRPVEKGSAIDFLIDSVHKYGKDLTLVPTGPMTNLAAALKKAPEIATEIGNMTFMGGALTLPGNVTFVAEANINQDAEAADAVLTSPMHSTMVGLDVTLRTLLTRKETQQWRDLGTVAGEKFADIVDYYIDAYRQFNDNLGGCALHDPLAVGVALDPSFVQTLDLNMRVKYGKEDYGRTIGDENRLNEPTNVKVAVQVDKDRYLKVFMDYLTTLFKNNK; translated from the coding sequence ATGGCAAAACGTAAAATGATTTTGGACCTGGACACGGGGATCGATGATTCCTTGGCAATCGCCTACGCGCTAGGTGCACCGGATGTTAATCTGATCGGTATCATGAGTTCTTACGGGAACGTCTATGTCGAAGACGGTGCGGTCAACGCACTGAAGATCTTGGAATTATTGGGTCACACCGATATTCCAGTCTACGTGGGTGAAAGTCACTCCTCGACCAGCGACCATTTTGACCGGATGCAAGTTAGTGCCAACATTCACGGTGAAAACGGGATTGGCCAAGTAGAACTGCCAGACCCTTCACGTCCTGTTGAGAAGGGGTCCGCAATCGACTTCTTAATTGATTCCGTACATAAATACGGTAAGGACCTGACCTTAGTGCCAACTGGTCCGATGACCAACTTAGCAGCTGCTTTGAAGAAAGCACCTGAAATTGCGACCGAAATCGGCAACATGACGTTCATGGGTGGGGCCTTGACCTTACCTGGGAACGTAACCTTCGTCGCGGAAGCCAACATCAACCAAGATGCTGAAGCCGCTGACGCCGTGCTGACGAGCCCAATGCACTCGACCATGGTCGGGTTGGATGTCACGTTACGAACGTTACTGACGCGCAAGGAAACCCAACAATGGCGTGACTTAGGCACTGTTGCGGGTGAAAAGTTCGCCGACATCGTGGACTACTACATCGATGCTTACCGTCAATTCAACGACAACTTAGGTGGTTGTGCCTTACACGACCCACTCGCCGTTGGGGTTGCGCTGGACCCAAGCTTCGTCCAAACGCTGGACCTGAACATGCGCGTGAAGTACGGCAAGGAAGACTATGGTCGGACGATTGGGGACGAAAACCGTCTCAACGAACCAACCAACGTCAAGGTTGCCGTTCAAGTCGACAAGGACCGTTACCTGAAGGTCTTCATGGACTACCTGACAACCCTGTTCAAGAACAACAAATAA
- a CDS encoding PrsW family intramembrane metalloprotease: protein MANKESVKPFKRHFEYHNHLLDDATKEMNEWTGENKVVEIHLFQMFSEVFKTHDHDAAEALFIVGTRETTPSLEAVSVTPVKPWLFSRVFALLGVSFFLLAMLFLVFRSNNAVPGMIFIGSLTVPFSLMMMFFEMNVFQNISVYQLLTVFLVGGILSLVATMILYSLIPSGNGVSLGSAVIIGFIEETAKMLVIASFINRFHLNYIFNGLLVGAAIGAGFAVFETAGYTGQYGLVTLLMRSWQAIGTHTIWSAIMGAAIILAKDRHQPVTGSNMVAPKFLRFYILAIGLHAAWDWNAPFAVLNILYLQQWLLIAVGWLAIFVLINAGLREARTLQGQRILKKTQLG, encoded by the coding sequence ATGGCCAATAAGGAGTCCGTAAAGCCGTTTAAACGGCATTTTGAGTACCATAATCACCTACTAGACGATGCGACTAAGGAGATGAATGAGTGGACGGGGGAGAACAAGGTGGTTGAGATTCACCTGTTTCAGATGTTCTCGGAAGTCTTCAAAACTCACGACCACGATGCCGCGGAAGCCTTGTTTATCGTGGGAACTCGCGAGACCACGCCGTCGCTAGAGGCCGTCTCGGTGACCCCGGTCAAGCCTTGGCTATTTTCGCGCGTATTTGCATTACTCGGAGTCAGTTTTTTCCTGTTAGCCATGTTATTTTTGGTTTTCCGCAGTAATAACGCCGTGCCGGGGATGATTTTTATTGGGTCACTCACGGTACCATTCTCACTGATGATGATGTTTTTTGAGATGAATGTTTTTCAAAATATTTCGGTTTACCAACTCTTAACGGTCTTCTTGGTGGGCGGCATCCTATCGTTGGTCGCCACGATGATCCTGTATTCGTTGATTCCGTCGGGTAACGGCGTGTCGTTGGGGTCGGCTGTCATCATTGGGTTCATCGAAGAGACCGCCAAGATGTTGGTGATTGCCTCCTTCATCAACCGGTTCCACCTCAACTATATCTTTAACGGATTGTTGGTAGGGGCGGCGATTGGCGCGGGTTTTGCCGTCTTTGAAACGGCGGGTTACACCGGCCAGTATGGCCTGGTCACCTTGCTGATGCGCAGTTGGCAGGCCATCGGAACCCACACAATCTGGTCGGCAATCATGGGGGCCGCTATCATCCTGGCCAAGGACCGGCATCAACCGGTCACCGGGAGTAATATGGTGGCACCTAAGTTCTTACGGTTCTATATTCTGGCGATTGGGCTTCACGCGGCCTGGGACTGGAATGCACCGTTTGCGGTTCTGAATATCCTCTACCTGCAACAGTGGCTGTTGATCGCCGTTGGGTGGCTGGCCATCTTCGTGTTGATCAACGCGGGGTTACGGGAGGCGCGGACCCTACAAGGGCAGCGTATCTTGAAGAAGACGCAGTTAGGTTGA
- a CDS encoding alpha/beta fold hydrolase, giving the protein MHYQRFWISLMVTVALLGGLTAAWANHHRALRHLRVPQTRTATLLLPGDGGNWLSLRSMTLTLAQPHLATHSLTAHVATNGLVTWDHLAPVRANNPLIPVLFADNTHPQREARQLVTVIQQLHQRDHISRVNLVGHSSGGTIAVAYLNQAPRDTARVNKLVCIGADFPGVAPLRHSEPQLQVLNLAGVIGQVPNDGEVPVSDATKLRALVGNHASYHFRLIHGQVWQTEHSLLHENATVDRIIATFLFST; this is encoded by the coding sequence ATGCATTATCAACGTTTCTGGATCAGTCTCATGGTAACCGTGGCCCTCCTGGGGGGATTAACGGCTGCTTGGGCCAACCATCACCGGGCGCTTCGTCACTTGCGCGTTCCCCAGACCCGTACCGCCACCCTACTCCTTCCCGGGGACGGTGGCAACTGGCTCTCACTGCGCAGTATGACCCTGACGCTGGCCCAACCGCACCTGGCTACGCACAGTCTGACCGCACACGTGGCCACAAATGGCCTGGTGACTTGGGATCACCTGGCCCCCGTTCGGGCCAACAATCCCCTGATTCCCGTTTTATTTGCCGACAATACACATCCACAACGGGAAGCCCGCCAACTGGTCACGGTGATTCAACAGTTACATCAGCGCGACCATATTTCCCGGGTTAACCTAGTCGGCCACTCCTCCGGTGGGACCATCGCCGTGGCCTACCTCAACCAAGCCCCCCGGGACACCGCCCGGGTAAATAAGCTGGTTTGCATCGGCGCCGACTTTCCCGGCGTCGCCCCCTTGCGACATTCCGAGCCGCAGCTCCAAGTCCTCAACCTCGCTGGGGTCATCGGTCAGGTCCCCAACGACGGTGAGGTCCCTGTCAGCGACGCCACCAAGCTCCGGGCGTTAGTTGGCAATCACGCCAGTTACCACTTCCGACTGATCCACGGTCAGGTCTGGCAGACTGAGCACTCGCTTCTCCACGAGAACGCAACCGTTGACCGCATCATCGCGACTTTCCTATTCTCAACCTAA
- a CDS encoding NAD(P)/FAD-dependent oxidoreductase, whose product MTETYDITIIGGGPVGMFAAFYAGMRNARTQLVESLDDLGGQVNALYPEKTILDVAGFPAIQGRDLIAAQRQQLAQFPLTIKTHQPVTNVEAQAEGFQVTTPAGTTQTRTVIIAVGNGAFQPRPLAVPNAAELVASGRLHYSVPDREAFRGKRVLVAGGGDSAIDQALMLEPVAASVTLVHRRNQFRGLEHMVDLLHQSTVRVQTPYLIRNVTVAADQSLNVSLKQVGATEEQTLNVDTLLVSYGFTSDYHVIEGWDLQVARERRLIAVDSTMATNVPGVYAIGDGVTYPGKQPLIATGYGEAPLAVHGIMDRFFPERRGPIHSTSLHRPTPHQ is encoded by the coding sequence ATGACAGAGACTTACGATATCACGATTATTGGCGGGGGCCCCGTTGGTATGTTCGCTGCCTTCTACGCGGGGATGCGCAACGCCCGGACGCAGTTGGTGGAGAGCTTGGACGACTTGGGTGGTCAGGTCAATGCCCTGTACCCGGAGAAGACCATCCTGGACGTTGCCGGGTTCCCAGCGATTCAAGGCCGCGATTTGATTGCCGCCCAACGCCAACAACTCGCACAATTTCCGTTGACCATTAAGACCCACCAGCCGGTGACTAACGTTGAGGCGCAGGCAGAGGGCTTTCAAGTCACCACACCGGCTGGCACCACGCAGACGCGAACCGTGATTATTGCGGTGGGTAACGGGGCGTTCCAGCCCCGGCCGCTGGCGGTACCCAACGCCGCAGAACTCGTGGCGAGTGGCCGGTTGCACTACAGTGTGCCCGACCGAGAAGCTTTCCGGGGTAAACGCGTCCTGGTAGCTGGTGGCGGTGATTCAGCGATCGACCAAGCTCTGATGCTGGAGCCTGTGGCGGCTAGCGTGACCCTAGTGCACCGCCGGAACCAGTTCCGGGGATTGGAACACATGGTGGACCTCTTACACCAATCAACAGTTAGAGTCCAGACACCGTACTTGATTCGCAACGTAACGGTCGCAGCAGACCAGAGCCTGAACGTGAGCCTAAAGCAGGTTGGGGCGACGGAAGAGCAGACCCTGAACGTGGATACCCTACTGGTCAGCTACGGCTTCACCTCCGATTACCACGTGATTGAGGGCTGGGACCTCCAGGTGGCCCGAGAACGCCGGTTGATTGCGGTGGATTCTACGATGGCCACCAACGTTCCCGGCGTGTACGCGATTGGCGACGGGGTCACCTATCCGGGGAAGCAACCGTTGATTGCGACGGGCTACGGGGAGGCCCCGTTAGCGGTACACGGGATTATGGACCGCTTCTTCCCCGAACGACGGGGCCCTATTCATAGTACCTCGCTTCACCGACCGACGCCTCATCAATGA
- a CDS encoding LTA synthase family protein, translated as MGFVTLLVVLFWLKTLIAYFVDFNLNLSDPFQFLILLLNPLATTILLFGLALYFKRARFFYPFLFLIDILNSLLLYINVIYFREFTDFMTVSTMLGYSKVDQGLSGSSLALTSPHDILYWLDLVVVLVLMATRRIYIDPRPVNKRVGFAVTSAALLLFTANLTLGEMDRPQLLTRTFDRTYVVKYLGLDAFTVYDGIKTQNTSEVRSHAKKSELSGILKFVHKNYAAPDKQLYGVAKKKNVIVIHLESFQQFLINKKINGQEVTPFLNKLYKSKATYSFDNFFHEVGQGKTSDAETMLETGTFGLSQGSLFTQLGNDNTFQAAPAIFDQAGYTTAVFHGNVASFWNRSNTYKNLGYQYFFDASYYDTSGDKSLGYGLKDKLLFNDSVKYLQHLQQPFYVKYLTVTNHFPYTLDSEDSTFKTPNTGDKTVDNYFKTAHYLDQSVKEFYHYLNKSGLAKNSLIMLYGDHYGISNSSNPALAKVLGVDPDDWNDYDNAQLQRVPLMFNMPGYTHGKIEHQYGGEIDVLPTLMHLMGMNSKKYLQFGTDLFSKEHNQVVAFRNRDWESPDYTSVDGTIYSNKTQQEIHPTKAQQARIDKMQKHVNQALSFSDSLNQKNLLRFYHPKGFKAVNPNHYNYADGLEKAEKIEKKLGLKSTSLFSRNRDKSTQSWYQTDAPELHHKETDSNRIKITNQDDTSGK; from the coding sequence ATGGGCTTTGTGACCTTACTGGTGGTTTTGTTCTGGCTCAAGACCTTGATCGCCTACTTTGTGGACTTTAACCTCAACCTGAGCGATCCCTTTCAATTTCTGATTCTCCTGCTGAACCCACTGGCAACGACGATTCTGCTCTTTGGGTTGGCCCTTTATTTCAAGCGGGCACGCTTCTTCTACCCCTTCCTCTTTCTGATCGATATTCTCAACTCGTTGTTGCTCTACATCAACGTCATCTACTTTCGAGAATTCACCGACTTCATGACGGTCAGTACCATGCTGGGCTATTCGAAGGTCGACCAAGGCCTCTCCGGTAGTTCGCTGGCCCTGACCTCGCCCCACGACATCCTCTACTGGCTGGACTTGGTAGTGGTCCTAGTTTTGATGGCCACCCGGCGGATCTACATCGACCCCCGCCCCGTCAACAAGCGGGTGGGCTTCGCGGTAACCTCCGCCGCTCTGCTGCTCTTTACGGCTAACCTGACCCTGGGCGAAATGGACCGGCCGCAACTGTTGACCCGGACTTTCGACCGGACCTACGTGGTCAAGTACCTCGGGTTAGACGCCTTCACCGTTTACGACGGCATCAAGACGCAAAATACCAGTGAGGTCCGCTCCCACGCTAAAAAGTCGGAGCTCAGCGGGATTCTGAAGTTCGTGCACAAAAATTACGCGGCACCGGATAAGCAGCTCTACGGCGTCGCCAAAAAGAAAAACGTCATTGTGATTCACTTGGAAAGTTTCCAACAATTCCTGATCAATAAAAAGATCAACGGCCAGGAAGTGACCCCGTTCCTGAACAAACTGTACAAGAGCAAGGCCACTTACAGCTTCGATAACTTCTTCCACGAAGTCGGCCAAGGAAAGACTTCCGATGCCGAAACCATGCTGGAGACCGGAACCTTCGGCTTATCGCAAGGTTCCCTGTTCACCCAACTGGGGAACGATAACACGTTCCAAGCCGCACCAGCCATCTTCGACCAAGCCGGCTACACCACGGCGGTCTTCCACGGGAACGTCGCTAGTTTCTGGAACCGGAGCAACACCTACAAAAACCTGGGATACCAGTACTTCTTCGATGCCAGTTACTACGATACGTCGGGTGACAAGTCCTTGGGCTACGGCTTAAAGGACAAGTTACTGTTCAATGACTCCGTCAAGTACCTCCAACACCTGCAACAACCGTTTTACGTGAAGTACCTGACCGTGACCAACCACTTCCCGTACACCCTGGATAGTGAAGATTCCACCTTCAAGACGCCGAACACCGGTGATAAGACCGTCGATAACTACTTCAAGACGGCGCATTACCTGGATCAATCCGTCAAGGAATTCTACCACTATCTGAATAAGTCCGGACTTGCCAAGAACTCCCTCATCATGCTTTACGGGGACCACTACGGCATCTCCAACTCCTCGAACCCAGCATTAGCCAAGGTCTTAGGGGTAGACCCGGATGACTGGAACGATTATGACAACGCGCAACTCCAACGGGTCCCCCTGATGTTCAACATGCCGGGGTACACCCATGGCAAGATCGAACACCAGTATGGCGGAGAAATCGACGTCTTACCGACCCTGATGCACCTGATGGGCATGAACTCCAAGAAGTACCTGCAGTTCGGGACCGACCTGTTCTCTAAGGAACACAATCAGGTCGTGGCCTTCCGGAACCGTGATTGGGAAAGTCCCGACTACACGTCGGTAGACGGCACCATTTACAGCAACAAGACCCAACAGGAGATTCACCCGACTAAGGCCCAACAAGCCCGGATCGACAAGATGCAGAAGCACGTCAACCAGGCCCTGAGCTTCTCCGATTCTCTAAACCAAAAGAACTTACTGCGCTTCTACCATCCTAAGGGCTTTAAAGCGGTCAATCCTAATCACTACAATTACGCGGATGGCCTCGAAAAAGCCGAAAAGATCGAGAAGAAACTGGGGCTCAAATCAACCAGCCTCTTCTCCCGGAACCGTGATAAGTCCACGCAATCCTGGTACCAGACCGACGCACCAGAATTGCACCACAAGGAAACGGATTCCAACCGTATCAAGATTACTAACCAAGACGACACTAGCGGTAAGTAA
- a CDS encoding histidine phosphatase family protein, with the protein MDKQITLYVVRHGQTYFNIYNKLQGWSNSPLTEAGIADAQQAGDRLKTVPFAAAYCSDTTRAEQTARTILAANQSTPAPKLTTSPFFREEFYGYYEGTDMAQAWYLAGAPHGVPTFKDIESTYSIGKAKDFLKEADPFRQAENNQEYWARVDQGFDLIRQNPYLKDGDQVLMISHGNTLLSLMERYGQGKYDLSVRPANGSLTKLLLTPDDIQVLSYNQKD; encoded by the coding sequence ATGGATAAACAGATCACGCTGTATGTGGTGCGGCACGGCCAAACTTACTTCAACATTTATAATAAGCTGCAGGGATGGAGTAATTCACCGTTAACTGAAGCGGGGATTGCCGATGCGCAACAGGCCGGCGACCGATTGAAGACGGTACCGTTTGCGGCGGCTTACTGCAGCGATACGACTCGGGCTGAACAGACGGCGCGGACGATTCTGGCGGCGAACCAGTCGACCCCGGCGCCTAAGCTGACCACCAGTCCCTTCTTCCGGGAAGAATTCTACGGGTACTATGAAGGAACGGATATGGCGCAGGCTTGGTACCTGGCAGGTGCGCCCCATGGGGTCCCAACGTTTAAGGACATTGAGTCGACGTATTCGATTGGGAAAGCCAAGGACTTTCTGAAGGAAGCCGACCCGTTCCGCCAAGCGGAAAATAACCAGGAGTACTGGGCACGAGTCGACCAAGGCTTTGATCTAATCCGCCAGAATCCATACTTGAAGGATGGCGACCAGGTCCTGATGATCAGCCACGGGAATACCTTGCTGAGTCTGATGGAACGGTATGGTCAAGGTAAGTATGATCTGAGTGTCCGGCCAGCGAATGGGAGTCTGACCAAGCTGTTGTTGACGCCTGATGACATCCAGGTCTTGAGTTACAATCAAAAAGATTAA
- a CDS encoding GNAT family N-acetyltransferase has protein sequence MECRMAWGKLNPCYQDAVTIRKAVFINEEGIDPKDELDGTDEDKMHYVGYVDDQPVTTARIDMLAGNRVKIQRVATVASARHHGYAGQLIKQIIGDAQRSDVAHIELDAQLPAIAFYQELGFEPVGEPFEEAGIQHRTMRYKAAQ, from the coding sequence ATGGAATGTAGAATGGCATGGGGCAAGTTAAATCCGTGTTACCAAGACGCCGTAACGATTCGTAAGGCGGTCTTTATCAACGAAGAGGGGATTGACCCTAAAGACGAGCTGGATGGCACTGACGAAGATAAGATGCACTACGTCGGGTACGTCGATGATCAACCTGTGACCACGGCGCGCATTGATATGCTGGCGGGGAACCGCGTGAAGATTCAGCGGGTCGCAACGGTGGCGTCAGCCCGGCATCACGGGTATGCCGGCCAATTGATCAAGCAGATCATTGGGGATGCGCAGCGTTCAGATGTGGCCCACATCGAATTAGATGCACAGTTGCCCGCAATCGCCTTCTACCAGGAATTGGGTTTTGAGCCGGTCGGAGAACCGTTTGAAGAAGCGGGGATTCAGCACCGGACCATGCGCTATAAGGCTGCCCAGTAG
- a CDS encoding C40 family peptidase has product MKKFVKRIATLALTVAGVMTFATTTASADSSSNASDADFSSIYKVAKSKLGASYVYGAVGPNVFDCSGFTSYVYKKGAKITLPRTAQAQYNSLKHVSYKHIKKGDLVFFGGSKYSISHVGMYIGKGKMIDAQNRGVVREAVHAPWWHAVGYARVSASIAD; this is encoded by the coding sequence ATGAAAAAATTTGTCAAACGAATTGCCACGTTAGCTTTAACTGTTGCCGGTGTGATGACTTTTGCCACGACTACGGCGTCTGCCGATTCATCCAGCAACGCATCCGATGCTGATTTTTCTTCAATCTACAAGGTCGCTAAGTCCAAGTTAGGTGCTAGTTACGTTTACGGTGCCGTGGGTCCTAACGTCTTCGATTGCTCAGGGTTCACGAGTTACGTTTACAAGAAGGGTGCCAAGATCACCTTACCACGGACGGCCCAAGCTCAATACAACAGTTTGAAGCACGTTTCCTACAAGCACATCAAGAAGGGTGACTTGGTCTTCTTCGGTGGAAGCAAATACAGCATTTCCCACGTTGGGATGTACATTGGCAAGGGTAAGATGATCGATGCGCAAAACCGTGGTGTGGTTCGCGAAGCCGTTCACGCCCCATGGTGGCACGCAGTAGGTTACGCCCGCGTCTCCGCTTCAATCGCTGACTAA
- a CDS encoding MerR family transcriptional regulator, with amino-acid sequence MAEFTEELRNIFDVHRLVFRIGELSAMTGVSARQLRYWEKKGLIHSREREDGQQARVYAFKTFVLVSMMKYFLDQGYTLAAAAEHAQKRQDNARILHRFIKQGIQGFADIDGQMALNMGRFDDQQTLMALIPEEGPVTYQLLPNAEAQRVTRQFPA; translated from the coding sequence GTGGCAGAATTTACTGAGGAGCTACGAAATATTTTTGACGTTCACCGACTAGTCTTTCGAATCGGGGAATTATCCGCGATGACGGGGGTTTCTGCGCGCCAGTTGAGATACTGGGAAAAGAAGGGCCTGATTCACTCGCGAGAACGGGAAGACGGGCAACAAGCACGGGTTTACGCGTTTAAGACCTTCGTCCTAGTCTCCATGATGAAGTACTTCTTGGACCAGGGGTATACGTTAGCTGCCGCTGCTGAGCACGCGCAGAAGCGCCAGGATAATGCGCGGATTCTTCACCGCTTCATCAAGCAGGGCATCCAAGGCTTTGCTGACATCGATGGTCAAATGGCACTCAACATGGGCCGCTTTGACGACCAGCAGACCCTAATGGCGTTGATTCCGGAGGAGGGGCCGGTCACCTACCAGCTATTACCTAATGCAGAAGCACAACGTGTGACCCGCCAGTTTCCGGCTTAG